The following nucleotide sequence is from uncultured Fibrobacter sp..
TGGAGCGATACCTTGCGGATAGCGCGCTTTTTAAAGTCGAACAGGTAGCGGATTTCGGTAATGGCCAAGAAACCGAAGCCGCCGGCGAGCGCGAGCACGCAGGTGGTAATGTTCATGAGTGGGTTCAGCTGGAACCGTTCAAGTGAATCCGGGAACAGGGTAAAGCCCACGTTGCAGAACGAGCTGACCGCCTGGAACAGGCTGCAGAAAAGGCGGTCGTAGAGCTCCATGTCGCTAAACTGCGTAAAGTACACCACAGCGCCAATGGCTTCGAGCAAGAAGGTAAAGGGGAGCACGGCTTTCAGGATTCGGCCTGCATCGACGTTACCTTCCTGCGTGTAGTTTGCGAGGAGGGCCGACTGGTGGTTGAATCCCGGGTGCATACCGGCAAGCAAGATAATCACGGTAGAAATCGTCATGATTCCAAGACCGCCCGCCTGCATCAGGACCACGAGAACCCAGTTGCCAAAGGTGGTAAAGCTTGCGCTAATATCGATAGTGGTAAGGCCGGTAACGCATACGGCAGACATGGCCGTAAAGAAGGCGTCGAGTACGCCTACCGGTTCACGCTGCGCAAACGGGAGCGACAACAGGAGTGCCCCCAAAGAAACCAGCGCGAGGTAGCCGGACACGATCATCAAAATCGGGTTGCCCGATTTTTTCTTGACTTCGGCCTTCTTTTCCACGAAGTCAAACGCTTCGTACCTAGAACGTAACATGGGCGTAAATATAGAAATTAATCCCCATCTTGCCTAGGTTTTGGCGGTTTTCTACATTTGGGCCCGTATGAAGAATTTACGTGCCATTTTGATGCCGATTGCGATTTTACTCGGGATTTTGCTCCCGCAGGCACACGTGCTTTCGCCGTTAATGCCGTTTTTGATCGGTACCATGATGTTTTTGACGTTTGTGACGAAAATTCCGCCACAAACCCATGGTTACACGTTTAAAATTGAAATCCGCGCCCTAGTGGTGAGCCTGATTCTGGTGGCGGCTATTGCGGGCATCGTAAAACTCTTTGACC
It contains:
- a CDS encoding TrkH family potassium uptake protein — its product is MLRSRYEAFDFVEKKAEVKKKSGNPILMIVSGYLALVSLGALLLSLPFAQREPVGVLDAFFTAMSAVCVTGLTTIDISASFTTFGNWVLVVLMQAGGLGIMTISTVIILLAGMHPGFNHQSALLANYTQEGNVDAGRILKAVLPFTFLLEAIGAVVYFTQFSDMELYDRLFCSLFQAVSSFCNVGFTLFPDSLERFQLNPLMNITTCVLALAGGFGFLAITEIRYLFDFKKRAIRKVSLHTHIATGFTLIIVLVSILFFMFSEWSNTFEGLNFGQKLETSAFMAFTSRTAGLNSVNVPGLSVGSLFFFVIIMLIGANPGSCGGGIKTTTTAVIFLLGFNRLLGRNKTQILGRTIPETTVDKAVRIFVVAIVVVVVATLVLLETEAAGNSIEQVSFLKVFFEVASAYSTCGLSMGLTPDLSIPGRIVICTVMFVGRMGPLFLISAVAKKQEQGMWYAEEDIMVG